The following nucleotide sequence is from Allocatelliglobosispora scoriae.
GGCGTCCCACAGGCGGGCCGTCCCGTCCCTGCCGCCGGTGGCGACGGTCCGCCCGTCCGGGCTGAACGCCACCGCGTCGATGTGGCCGGTGTGGCCCTGGAGCGTGGCGACGGGCCGGCTGACGGTCGTGCCCCACAGCCGAGCCGTGCCGTCCATGCTGCCGGTGACGATGGACCTGCCGTCGGGGCTCGCCGCCACGGCGAGCACCTGGTCGGTGTGGCCCGTGAGGGTCGCCACGGACTGGTGTGTGGTGGTGCTCCAGAGCCGGGCGGTGCCGTCCCAGCTCCCGGTGACGAGGGTGCTGCCGTCGCCGACGAACGCGACGGCCCGGACGAGGCGGGTGTGGCCGGGGAGAGTGGCGACGACCTTGCGCGTGGCGGTGTCCCAGATGCGGGCGGCACCGTCGGCGGATCCCGTGGCGAGGGTCGTGCCGCCCGGGCCGAAGGCCACTGCGAAGACCTCGCTCGGGTGGTCGGGGAGGACCGCCGTCGTCCGGTGCGTGACGGGGTCCGTCAGCCTGACCTTGTTGTCGTCCCCGCCGGTGGCGAGGCTCCTCCCGTCCGGGCTGAAGGCCACCGCGTAGACGGGGCCGACGTGTCCGCCCAGCGTGGCGAGCCGACGCCGGGCAGCGGTGTCCCAGAGTCCGGTGGTGCCGTCGTCGTTCGCGGTCGCGAGGGTCGCACCGTCGGGGCTGAATGCCACGGCGTTGACGGCGGCGTCGCCGGTCAACCGGCCCAGGGGCTGGTGGGTGGCGGTGTCCCAGAGCCGCACGCTGCCGTCGACGCCTCCGGTGGCCAGGATGCCGCCGGTGCCGTTGAAGGCGACCGCGTTCACGCCGCCGCCGTGCGTGACGGCGGCGGACCGGCCGGGGGTCGCGGGGTTCCACAGGCGGACGGTGCCGTCGGCGCTGCCGGTGGCGACACTGTGGCCGTCGGGGCTGAAAGCCACGGCGGTGACCGCACCGGAGTGTCCGATCAGCGGTCGCGCGACGTGCATCGGGGCCGACATGGTGGCCTGGGCGCTGGCCGCGGTCTGAGCGGTCACGGCGTGGCCGAGTCCGGCCAGTGCCAGCAGATTCGCCAGGTCCGGTTGGGCGGAGAGGACCGCACGCGACTGCGCGGCCAGGCTGCCCGCGACGGCGAGGTCGCGTTGGCCGCTCGCCTCGACGGTCTTCACCACCGCGACGACGGCGAGCAGGCTCACCGTGACCAGTCCCGCGACCAGGCCGCCGATGGTGGCCCGCAGCCGGCGCCGGCGGCGCGCGCGTTCCCGCCTGTCCCGCGCCCCGCTCGCGGCGAGGAAGCCGCGTTCGGTGTCGTTGAGTTCTCCGGTGTCCCGGTCGGCCCACTCCTGCAGCAGGCTGCCCCGGTAGAGGAGCGCTTCATCGTGGCCACGCGCCGCCCACTCGGCGGCGGCACCGGTGACGCGGCGGTGGGCCCGCAGTGATTCCCGATCGGCGGCGAGCCAGTCCCGTAGGGTCGGCCATCCGCGGATGAGCGCCTCATGGGCGATCTCCACGGTGTGCGCGCCGATGGTCACCAGCCGGGCCGCCGCTAGGCTCTCCAGCACCGTGGCGGTGACGGCGTCGTCGCCGAGTTCGGCACGGGAGACCCGCCGACGGGTGTCCTCGGTGCCGTCGCCCAGCGCGGTCAGCCGCAGCAGGATCCGTCGGGCCGCCCGGCGGTGCGCCTCGTCCAGCTCGCCGTAGCAGCGCTCGGCCGACTGCGCGACAGCACCGTCGAGGCCGCCGACCGCCTGATAGGCGGTGAGGAACAGGCCCGTGCCGCGCCGCCGACGCCAGGTCTCCCACAACGCGTGCGAGACGAACGGCAGTGCCGCGGGTCGGGACGCCGCCTCGGCGATGATCGTGGCGACGAGCGCCTTCTCCACCATCAGCCCGGATCGAGCCGCCGGTGCGGTGATGGCGACGGACAGCTCCTCGGGCGTCATCGGACCGACGATGAGCTGCGCGTCCTGCAGCGCCGCCACCAGTTCCGGCAGGCGCGCGCAGTGGGCGTAGAAGTCGGCCCGGACCCCGATCACCACTCGGGCCCGGCCGTCCCGGTCGTGCGCCGCCGCCAGCAGCATCCGGATGAAGGCCTGCCGCTCGGCCGGGTCCTGGCAGAGCGAGAACACCTCCTCGAACTGGTCGACGACGAGCAGGCACTGGGCATCCGGCCCTCCTGCGGCCAGGAGCCGGGACAGGGCCGGGCCGAGGTTGCGGGGGTCCGCATCGAGTTCGGCCGC
It contains:
- a CDS encoding nSTAND1 domain-containing NTPase; this translates as MDPVDGPVQRFAVALRELRRSAGNPTYRVLAKRAHYSATTLAQAAAGDQLPTLAVASAYARACGGDEAQWTARWRAAAAELDAASEAAGAPDPGADRPPYPGLAAYGPDDADLFCGRDRLVAELVDRLARQRFVAVVGASGSGKSSLMRAGLVPAVHADGDRWSTVLITPGAYPVRECAAQLAARSGGDPAALAAELDADPRNLGPALSRLLAAGGPDAQCLLVVDQFEEVFSLCQDPAERQAFIRMLLAAAHDRDGRARVVIGVRADFYAHCARLPELVAALQDAQLIVGPMTPEELSVAITAPAARSGLMVEKALVATIIAEAASRPAALPFVSHALWETWRRRRGTGLFLTAYQAVGGLDGAVAQSAERCYGELDEAHRRAARRILLRLTALGDGTEDTRRRVSRAELGDDAVTATVLESLAAARLVTIGAHTVEIAHEALIRGWPTLRDWLAADRESLRAHRRVTGAAAEWAARGHDEALLYRGSLLQEWADRDTGELNDTERGFLAASGARDRRERARRRRRLRATIGGLVAGLVTVSLLAVVAVVKTVEASGQRDLAVAGSLAAQSRAVLSAQPDLANLLALAGLGHAVTAQTAASAQATMSAPMHVARPLIGHSGAVTAVAFSPDGHSVATGSADGTVRLWNPATPGRSAAVTHGGGVNAVAFNGTGGILATGGVDGSVRLWDTATHQPLGRLTGDAAVNAVAFSPDGATLATANDDGTTGLWDTAARRRLATLGGHVGPVYAVAFSPDGRSLATGGDDNKVRLTDPVTHRTTAVLPDHPSEVFAVAFGPGGTTLATGSADGAARIWDTATRKVVATLPGHTRLVRAVAFVGDGSTLVTGSWDGTARLWSTTTHQSVATLTGHTDQVLAVAASPDGRSIVTGSMDGTARLWGTTVSRPVATLQGHTGHIDAVAFSPDGRTVATGGRDGTARLWDAADGSLTGVLDADVTDDFVLAVAFSPNGRLLATGHRDGGIRLWDTGTRRRIGSLTGHADDIASLAFSPNGQMLASASIDHTARLWSMATRSTIVLLRGHTDWVDAVAFSPDGTTVATASVDGTARLWDARTGEPVATLTRNVGRLTSLAFSPDGKLLAVAPADGSAQLWDVAHRREVATLSGHTLEVTSVAFSPGGRSIATGSRDGSTRIWNVSSRELVLQLIDHVGWITAVAFSPDGRTIATTSWDRTGRLTPAPDTWPRELCRRAGRNLTSSEWSVYVGPEPYRRLCPEFPSGQGADPSAPVLTFPNLGG